One genomic segment of Erythrolamprus reginae isolate rEryReg1 chromosome 2, rEryReg1.hap1, whole genome shotgun sequence includes these proteins:
- the TMEM235 gene encoding transmembrane protein 235, whose amino-acid sequence MVPKCGAVPSPGTLCLAAALNGLLSFGLLAAAIGTDYWYLIHVDGAGRNGSARDGEELSSHSGLWRLCEGQNACMPLIDPFGAESWLVPASLQHLIYMHRAFMILLPLSLILIIFGWICGIIGSLAQISWLLLFTGCYFLLGALLTLSGTSTYICYSKAAFTETVRMFDQQRFDHVHIAFGWSLALAWLSFGTESLAGILLLLAAQGLRLKRDAHSADIYSNSI is encoded by the exons ATGGTACCGAAGTGCGGGGCGGTTCCGTCCCCCGGCACGCTCTGCCTGGCCGCTGCGCTCAACGGGCTACTCAGCTTCGGCTTGTTGGCTGCGGCCATCGGCACCGACTACTGGTACTTAATCCACGTGGACGGAGCTGGGCGCAACGGCAGCGCTCGGGATGGCGAGGAGCTGAGTTCTCACTCCGGGCTCTGGCGACTCTGCGAAG GACAAAATGCCTGTATGCCCCTGATCGATCCCTTTGGCGCAGAGAGTTGGCTGGTGCCAGCATCACTTCAGCATCTTATAT ACATGCATCGAGCCTTTATGATCTTGCTGCCACTCAGCCTCATCTTGATTATTTTTGGCTGGATCTGTGGGATCATTGGCTCCTTGGCCCAGATTTCCTGGCTTCTGCTCTTCACAGGCTGCTATTTTCTGTTGGGTG CACTCCTGACTCTGTCCGGGACAAGCACCTATATCTGTTACTCCAAAGCTGCGTTCACTGAGACTGTGCGAATGTTTGATCAACAGCGTTTTGACCACGTCCATATAGCCTTTGGCTGGTCCCTGGCACTTGCGTGGCTCTCTTTTGGCACAGAGAGTTTGGCTGGCATTTTGCTTCTCTTGGCTGCTCAAGGACTCCGTTTGAAGCGGGATGCACATTCAGCAgacatttatagcaatagcatttag